AAACTTTATAACAAAAGATAATTTTATCAAATGGGAAGCGACAGACTCGACCACGACAAATGCGATTGTAGACGACTTCCGTATCACCGACGCACTTTACCAAGCGAGCGACAAATTCGAGCACAGTGCCTACAAAAAACTAGCAAACAAACTGCTAACTAACACGAAAAAATATAGCGCCGTTCAAGGTACACCAGTAGATTTCTATGATTTCGTTCATAAGAAAAAAGCTGATACGCTCCATTTAAGCTATTTAAACATCGAAGCCATGCAACAAATTAACTACCGCGACAAAGCTTATCTACCCATTCAAACCGTGAACGCCGAACCATTTTTTACAGAAGTATTTCAAAATGGACAATTTCACTATGCTGATGCGAACGAAGTCAATATGATTGATCAAATGCTCATCGTGCTTGCTTACTACGACGAGAATGGCGATGTAGAGCCAAATTTCGATGATTTTTTACAAACCGAACTCGCTTCTAAAGGGAAAATGTATGCGCGTTACCAACGAGAAACTAAGAAACCCAGCTCAGAAAACGAATCTACAGCCGTTTATGCCTTTTTGACACAGTATTTTAACAAGACAAATCAAGCTAAAAATGGTAAAATCACCAAAGAGTTGTTAGAGAAAATGGACACGTCGAATCCTGAAACGACCCATTTTTTCGATTATATAAATAAAGAAATAACTCTTAAGAAATAACGGAAAGAAGTTGGACAAATGAAAAAGCCCTCTGTACGTGAGATTATTGATCAAAATCATTTTGATACAATATATGAACCGATTGTTACTGTTGAAAATACGGAAATTTTCGGCTACGAGTCACTCACCCGCTTGAAAACAGATCACTGGAATGCGATTAGTGATTTTATTGAAGAAGCGGAACAGGATGGTCTGCAAAAAGCATTTGAACTGCTCACGCTTCATAATGCAGTGAAACGCTTTAACAAAAGTGGAGATACGCCATTATTTGTCAATATTTCCTACGATACCTTTTTAGAAAATCAAGAAGAATTGCATGATACCCTTCTTGATAACGGGAAAATAGTTTTTGAATTTTTGGAAACATCCAAGTTACCACAAGAGCGAATGAACGACTTAGACAAACAACTACAGCTATTCCAGAAAAAACACGAGACTAAATTTGCTATTGATGATTTTGGCTCCGGATATGCGGACTTACACCGCGTTTTTGCGCACCATTCTGATTTTGTCAAAACCGACCGCCTGCTACTTCGAGATTTATTCGAAAGCGACGGCAAAAAAATCTTCTTCGAGCAACTGCATACGTACGTCAAAAAACATAATAAATCCTTGATTGTCGAAGGAGTCGAAACGAAAGAACAGCTCGAATTCCTCCAAGAGATTGGCATTCCTTACGCGCAAGGTTATTATTTTCATTAAGTTTAACAAAAGAAAATCTGATTGTTTTCAGGTTTTCTTTTTATTTTGAATCAGTTGTTATTCTTCTTCCCCCCATGTAAAATAGAATAGAATGAAAAAGGAGTGCTGAAAATGACTTTAAAATCAGGTTTTGACTATCTGAATAATCCATTATTAAATAAAGGAACCGCTTTTACAAACGAAGAACGGGCAAGCTATCACTTAGACGGATTACTGCCACCAATTATCGAAACAATCGAACAACAAGCCGCGCGCATCGAATATCAAATAGAAAACTTAGAAACAGCTTTACATAAACATCAGCTTTTAACCAACTTATATAACGAAAATCGCACACTTTATTATTATGTTGTCACCAAAAATGTCACCGAATATCTGCCGCTTATTTATACGCCAACCATTGGTGATGCCGTTATCCATTATCACACGGACTACACTGCTCCAGATGAAGCTTTATTTATCGATGCTTTTGCTCCAGAAAAACTACGCGCATCCATTGAAAACTATGCTAAAAACAATCCAACTATCGATATGATTGTCATTACAGATGGAGAAGGCGTGCTCGGTATTGGCGACTGGGGCGTGAATGGTGTCAAAATTGCAGTTGGCAAATTAGCTGTTTATACGGTTGCTGCTGGACTTGCGCCGGACCGCGTGCTCCCTGTTGTGATTGATGCAGGTACAAACAATAAAACACTCCTTGAAGATCCTCGCTATTTAGGTAACAAACGCCCTCGACTTACAGAAAGCGAATACGATACATTTATCGCTCAATTGGTTGATGCGATGACGACGGTTTTCCCAAAAGCCATCCTTCACTGGGAAGACTTTGGTCGTGCAAATGCAAGCCGTATTCTGCACAATTATCGCGAGGAAATCTGTACATTTAATGATGATATTCAAGGAACTGGCGCGATGGTCGTTGCCGCCGTTCTTGCCACTATTCAAGTTTCCCGCATTCCCCTAAGCGAACAAAAAATTATTATTTTCGGCGCCGGAACTGCTGGTATCGGTATCGCTGACCAACTTAGTGGACAATTAATGCGCGAAACTGGCCTTCCTTTTGACGCTGCTAGAAAACACTTTTATTTAGTGGATCGAAATGGTTTAGTGCTTGATCATATGACAGATTTAACTGCTGGCCAAAAGAAATATGCGCATCCCGCTTCTGAGTGGGAAAATACGCCGGTAGATACATTAGAACATTTAGTCGAAGCCGTTCATCCAACCATGCTAATCGGCTGTTCTGGCGTCACTGGTGCATTTAAAGAGAGCATTGTCAAAAAAATGGCAGAGCATACAGAACGACCAGCCATTTTACCGCTTTCTAATCCAACCAAACTAGCCGAAGCAACTGCCGCCGATTTGATTCAGTGGACCGATGGAAAAGCGCTTATCGTCACAGGAAGTCCCTCAAAACCAGTCGAATATCAACATACTAACTATGAAATCGGCCAAGCAAACAATGCCCTACTTTATCCAGGACTTGGACTAGGTGCTCTAGTTACTCGCGCCAAATATATTACCGATGGCATGCTTGCTGCCGCATCCATGGCTGTCGCTAACCAAATTTCGCCAAACGAACCCGGCGCTGCCCTTTTACCACATGTCCGCACCCTTCGTGAAACATCCCGTGCAGTCGCGATTGCAGTTGCCAACCAAGCAATAAAAGAAAATATCCAGCAAACGGAATTAACGAACGTCACCGAAGCCGTAGAGCTTGAAATGTGGCAACCTACTTATAAAGGAGTTTAGTTATGTTCTATAAAACGAAGCAATCACTAGATCAACTCGTCCAAAACGGCTCCACTCCCGGAATTAGCTATCAAATTAAAACAAACCAGCTAGAAGAAAATAACATCATGGGATTAAAAGCTGTTTTTCCAGAAGCCGAAATCTTACCACGCACAACAGAAAACATTTATGATATCGCTTCTTTGACCAAAGTAATTGCTACGACTACGCGTATTTTACAACTTATCGAACAACAAAGATTCCAATTAGAAGACCCAGTATACATGTACTTGCCCAATTTCCAGTACAAAAACGTTACAATTTTACATTTACTAACACATAGTTCTGGCCTTGCACAAAATATCCCTCACTTCCAAATGACCGTGCCCGAAGACGTGATGCGTTATGTTTACGCGACTAAACAAGTTAATCCGCCCGGAACAGAAGTCACTTACGCCGATGCGAACTTCCTCCTGCTTGGCTATTTGATTAGCGCAATGGACGGCAATTATGAACAAACGATTCAAACACATATTTTAGAACCACTAAAAATGACTCAAACAGGGTTCCATCCAACGAATAAAAAGCAAGTCATCCCAACCGAACTTGATCAAACTCGCGGCTTAATCCAAGGCGAAGTCCATGATTTCAAAGCTTGGACAGCCAAATCCGGCACTGGTCATGCTGGGCTTTTTAGCACGCTAGCCGATCTTTCCAAGTTCCGCGATGCACTTATTTTACAGCACGGGTCACCAATCCTTTCTGAACAAATGTTGGCGCTTATGCAAACAAACCATACACCGGGGCTTAATCGAAGTCGCGGACTAGGCTGGGATCTCCGCGGTGACTCTGTCTTATATCACACCGGATTCACTGGAACGTTTATGGTGCTTGATTTAAAACACCAAGCCAGTTTAATCGTCCTTTCTAACCGCGTTCATCCAAGCCGCGCCAATCCAAATTTCGTAGACAAAAGAGATAGCATTGTCGACACTTTTTTAGAAGAAGTTGCCAACATAACCGAAGTCTAGCACACTAGCTAGGCTTCTTTTTTATCCGTTCGTTCCCCCGCCCCATTTACCACTAAAAAACTGTATTAACACAGCATTTGAAAGCCTTTTCTAGTTATATAAAAGAAATTTATTTTCTTTCTCGTTTTATATTGTTTTCATTTTCACAAAGGAGTATGCTGTTCAATGAAGAAAGATTCTAAAGACTAGTTTCTGGCTTTAAGTGAAAAGTAACACAATTGAAGGAGGAAATTATAATGACAAAAGCATGGGATGGTTTTAAAGGAACCGCATGGCAAGAAAGCATTAGTGTAGGACAATTCGTCCAAGATAACTACACTCCTTACGATGGCGACGAAAGCTTCTTAGAAAAAAGTACACCAAGAACAACTAAACTGAACGAAAAAATAAATAAACTGGTAGAAGAAATGGATGCCAAAGGTGGCGTGCTCGATATGGATAACGCTATCGTTTCCAACGTTGCATCTCACAAAGCTGGCTACGTGGACCAAGAAAATGAAGTCATCGTTGGCTTACAAACAGATAAACCATTCAAATTAGCATTCATGCCAAACGGCGGCCTTAGAACTGCGGAACAATGTTTGACTGACAACGGCTATTCCATCGACCAAGAATTACACGACTTTTACGTAAAAAACCGCTCAACTGCAAACGATGGTATTTTCCGAGCATACACAGATGACATCAAACGTGCGCGTCACTCGCATATCGTTAGTGGTCTTCCAGATGCATACTCACGTGGAAGAATCATCGGCTTATACCAAAAACCAGCTCTTTACGGTGTGGATCGTTTAATCGCTGAAAAACAACAAGACTTGAAAAAAATCGCGATTTCTTCTGATGAAAATATTCGTTTACGTGAAGAAATTTGGTTACAAATCAAAGCATTGAAAGACTTAATCGTTTTAGGTAACGAATACGGTTTAGAACTTGGCCGTCCAGCTGAAAATGCAACCGAAGCTGTACAATGGACTTACATGGGCTACCTTGCCTCTATCAAACAAGCAAACGGTGCTGCAAGCTCATTCGGTCGTATTCCGATTTTCCTTGATATCTACATCCAACGCGATTTAGAAAAAGGCATTATCACCGAATTCGACGCACAAGAATTAATCGAACAATTAACCCTTAAATTACGAATGGTTCGTTTTGCAAGAACAGATGGTTATAACGAACTTTACGCTTCCAACCCAACATTCGTTACAACATCTATGGCTGGTATGGGTGCAGATGGTCGTCATCGTGTCACAAAAACAGACTATCGTTTCTTACACTGCCTAGACAACCTAGGAAACTCCGCAGAACCTAACTTAACGGTCCTTTGGGATGCTCGTTTACCAGAAAGCTTTAAAGAATATTGTATGAAAA
This portion of the Listeria cossartiae subsp. cossartiae genome encodes:
- a CDS encoding glycoside transferase — its product is MKRIILILILLIALGTGLYFFLRPEPKETVSVPKETTPTSTAVQKYVKENYTAKNGLIVDYKNAQEPHYLAESIGLYMEYLVEVNDSKTFQEQVTNLQKNFITKDNFIKWEATDSTTTNAIVDDFRITDALYQASDKFEHSAYKKLANKLLTNTKKYSAVQGTPVDFYDFVHKKKADTLHLSYLNIEAMQQINYRDKAYLPIQTVNAEPFFTEVFQNGQFHYADANEVNMIDQMLIVLAYYDENGDVEPNFDDFLQTELASKGKMYARYQRETKKPSSENESTAVYAFLTQYFNKTNQAKNGKITKELLEKMDTSNPETTHFFDYINKEITLKK
- a CDS encoding EAL domain-containing protein encodes the protein MKKPSVREIIDQNHFDTIYEPIVTVENTEIFGYESLTRLKTDHWNAISDFIEEAEQDGLQKAFELLTLHNAVKRFNKSGDTPLFVNISYDTFLENQEELHDTLLDNGKIVFEFLETSKLPQERMNDLDKQLQLFQKKHETKFAIDDFGSGYADLHRVFAHHSDFVKTDRLLLRDLFESDGKKIFFEQLHTYVKKHNKSLIVEGVETKEQLEFLQEIGIPYAQGYYFH
- a CDS encoding NAD-dependent malic enzyme, whose translation is MTLKSGFDYLNNPLLNKGTAFTNEERASYHLDGLLPPIIETIEQQAARIEYQIENLETALHKHQLLTNLYNENRTLYYYVVTKNVTEYLPLIYTPTIGDAVIHYHTDYTAPDEALFIDAFAPEKLRASIENYAKNNPTIDMIVITDGEGVLGIGDWGVNGVKIAVGKLAVYTVAAGLAPDRVLPVVIDAGTNNKTLLEDPRYLGNKRPRLTESEYDTFIAQLVDAMTTVFPKAILHWEDFGRANASRILHNYREEICTFNDDIQGTGAMVVAAVLATIQVSRIPLSEQKIIIFGAGTAGIGIADQLSGQLMRETGLPFDAARKHFYLVDRNGLVLDHMTDLTAGQKKYAHPASEWENTPVDTLEHLVEAVHPTMLIGCSGVTGAFKESIVKKMAEHTERPAILPLSNPTKLAEATAADLIQWTDGKALIVTGSPSKPVEYQHTNYEIGQANNALLYPGLGLGALVTRAKYITDGMLAAASMAVANQISPNEPGAALLPHVRTLRETSRAVAIAVANQAIKENIQQTELTNVTEAVELEMWQPTYKGV
- a CDS encoding serine hydrolase domain-containing protein encodes the protein MFYKTKQSLDQLVQNGSTPGISYQIKTNQLEENNIMGLKAVFPEAEILPRTTENIYDIASLTKVIATTTRILQLIEQQRFQLEDPVYMYLPNFQYKNVTILHLLTHSSGLAQNIPHFQMTVPEDVMRYVYATKQVNPPGTEVTYADANFLLLGYLISAMDGNYEQTIQTHILEPLKMTQTGFHPTNKKQVIPTELDQTRGLIQGEVHDFKAWTAKSGTGHAGLFSTLADLSKFRDALILQHGSPILSEQMLALMQTNHTPGLNRSRGLGWDLRGDSVLYHTGFTGTFMVLDLKHQASLIVLSNRVHPSRANPNFVDKRDSIVDTFLEEVANITEV